One segment of Erigeron canadensis isolate Cc75 chromosome 2, C_canadensis_v1, whole genome shotgun sequence DNA contains the following:
- the LOC122589778 gene encoding transmembrane protein 120 homolog, with translation MGHSNGCDMPDRNVADEVSRIVGQTKELQDSATSLVSRTSVEEAALRQRALGLRSNIKMLKSFIASSVKKGNLDHKNAEKLVEELIRVGYTLGEGDAAAFLPCKSHGRFLRMFLGPINVRANRKDVQLKVKEEYNNFRDTTAYLFLFFPSLLLFLQSWIWNGCFPAFPVQLYQAWLLFLYAGLSFRENILRVNGSDIRPWWIYHHYCAMTMALISLTWEIEKEPNCAQKQKGIQLFLKWAIMQGVAMLVQNRYQRQRLYTRIALGKARRMDVVWGETSGVEGQLWLLCPMLFILQGFEGYVGLLLLQTSMVGVISEWQVITCGILLIIMAVGNFANTVETLLSKSRFKAKLKKGKENGA, from the exons ATGGGGCACTCAAACGGCTGTGATATGCCAGACAGAAATGTTGCTGATGAAGTGTCGAGAATCGTGGGACAAACCAAAGAGTTGCAGGATTCTGCAACTTCCTTAGTTTCTCGTACTTCGGTTGAAGAAGCAGCCCTTAGGCAACGAGCACTGGGACTTCGTTCAAACATCAAAATGCTTAAATCGTTTATAGCTTCTTCGGTCAAGAAAGGAAATTTAGATCACAAGAATGCTGAAAAG TTGGTTGAAGAGTTGATCAGAGTTGGTTATACATTAGGTGAAGGCGATGCAGCTGCTTTCCTTCCTTGCaaatctcatg GACGATTCTTGAGGATGTTTTTAGGCCCAATAAATGTTCGAGCAAACAGGAAGGATGTTCAGCTGAAAGTGAAAGAAGAGTACAATAATTTCCGG GATACTACTGCatatttgtttctcttttttccATCGTTACTACTGTTTTTACAATCATGGATCTGGAATGGATGTTTCCCTGCATTTCCCGTGCAGCTTTACCAG GCCTGGTTGCTATTTCTCTATGCAGGGTTGTCTTTTAGAGAAAACATACTTAGGGTTAATGGAAGCGATATTCGCCCATG GTGGATCTATCATCACTATTGTGCTATGACTATGGCACTCATCAGTCTCACTTGGGAGATTGAAAAGGAGCCTAATTGTGCCCAGAAACAG AAAGGTATACAGTTGTTTCTGAAATGGGCAATTATGCAAGGAGTTGCAATGCTTGTACAAAATAGATACCAGCGGCAGAGACTCTACACACGTATTGCACTAGGAAAG GCTAGGAGAATGGACGTTGTGTGGGGAGAAACATCTGGAGTAGAAGGTCAATTGTGGTTGTTGTGCCCTATGCTTTTCATCTTGCAAGGTTTTGAAGGTTACGTGGGCCTGTTATTACTACAAACTTCCATGGTTGGTGTCATCTCCGAATGGCAG GTAATTACATGTGGAATCCTTTTAATTATTATGGCTGTTGGGAACTTTGCAAACACAGTGGAGACTCTCTTATCAAAGTCTCGGTTCAAAGCAAAATTGAAAAAAGGTAAGGAAAATGGGGCCTAA
- the LOC122588701 gene encoding 60S ribosomal protein L30 — MVSGKKTKKTHESINNRLALVMKSGKYTLGYKTVLESLRSSKGKLIIISNNCPPLRKSEIEYYAMLAKVGVHHYNGNNVDLGTACGKYFRVSCLSIIDAGDSDIIKSIPGDS, encoded by the exons ATGGTTTCCGGAAAGAAGACG AAGAAGACGCATGAAAGCATCAACAACAGATTGGCTTTAGTTATGAAAAGTGGGAAATATACTTTGGGCTACAAGACTGTTCTTGAGTCTCTTAGGAGCTCCAAAG GCAAGCTGATCATCATCTCGAACAATTGCCCACCTTTGAGAAAATCTGAGATTGAGTACTATGCTATGCTTGCTAAAGTTGGAGTCCATCACTACAATGGAA aCAATGTGGATCTTGGGACAGCGTGTGGAAAGTACTTCCGCGTTTCATGCCTAAGCATTATCGATGCAG GTGACTCCGACATCATCAAGTCTATCCCTGGTGACAGTTGA
- the LOC122587439 gene encoding aluminum-activated malate transporter 4-like isoform X2, with product MTNNYGTMAPNISNKSTRERLLSQKSFSELGLFTESSSSINNDEPLLLDGIKKWCKDFQMFLINAYEMGRSDPKKVIFAAKSGLAIAIVSVLLFFSKPLRYVGENILWAILTVVLIFEFSVGATLSKGFNRALGTFSAGILALGIAQVSVWSGDWQEVVIVVSIFIAGSVSSYVKLYPSMKAYEYGFRVFMLTFCIVLVSGTSHFVETAVSRLLLIGVGAGVCLIVSVCVYPIWAGEDLHKLVVKNFRGVATSLEGCVNNYIQHFGYERIPSKILVYQASDDPLYSGYRSAVQSSSQEDALMAFAVWEPPHGRYKMLKYPWSNFVKVSGALRHCAFMVMAMHGCILAEIQAPPELRNMFKNEIQKVGTEASKILRELGSKVEKMEKLSPDVDLLEMVHEAAEELQMRIDQKSYHLVNSEKWAAGKQPKDFEDAERLQELKEEEIKPNVINSLSEANLKPPLPPNKGLERHITTLSNHPSMVHWGSSEDMLKHQTHWPSRLSILGDQILNVREVKTYESASALSLATFTSLLIEFVARLQNLVTAFEELSENAKFSEPPNPLEAKEVLSLWTRFLKCICIE from the exons ATGACCAACAATTATGGAACAATGGCGCCTAATATTTCAAACAAAAGTACTAGAGAAAGGTTGTTGTCTCAAAAGAGTTTCTCGGAACTAGGACTTTTTACTGAATCCAGTAGCAGCATAAACAACGATGAACCATTGTTACTTGATGGAATTAAGAAATGGTGCAAGGATTTTCAGATGTTCCTTATCAACGCGTATGAAATGGGTCGCTCTGATCCCAAAAAGGTCATCTTTGCCGCTAAATCGGGCTTGGCTATTGCTATTGTTTCTGTACTGTTATTCTTTTCAAAACCCCTTCGTTATGTTGGCGAAAATATTCTCTGGGCAATCCTCACAGTAGTCCTCATTTTTGAGTTCAGCGTAG gagCAACGCTTAGCAAAGGATTTAATCGTGCTTTAGGGACGTTTTCAGCTGGAATTCTTGCGTTAGGTATTGCTCAAGTATCTGTGTGGTCCGGGGATTGGCAAGAGGTTGTGATTGTGGTCAGCATCTTTATAGCAG GTTCTGTTTCAAGTTATGTGAAACTTTACCCATCCATGAAGGCATATGAATATGGGTTTAGGGTCTTTATGTTGACCTTCTGTATAGTGCTTGTTTCGGGTACTTCACATTTTGTTGAAACAGCTGTTTCTCGTCTGTTGTTAATTGGAGTAGGGGCAGGTGTGTGTTTGATTGTAAGTGTATGTGTTTATCCAATTTGGGCTGGTGAAGATCTGCATAAATTAGTTGTGAAGAATTTTAGGGGCGTTGCTACTTCTTTAGAAG GGtgtgttaataattatattcaACATTTTGGATACGAAAGAATACCTTCTAAGATACTTGTATATCAAGCTTCTGATGATCCTTTATATAGTGGATATAGATCAGCAGTACAGTCTAGTAGTCAAGAAGATGCTCTG ATGGCGTTTGCGGTTTGGGAACCGCCTCATGGACGTTACAAAATGTTGAAATATCCGTGGAGTAATTTTGTCAAAGTTAGTGGTGCACTCAGGCATTGTGCTTTTATGGTCATGGCGATGCATGGTTGTATACTTGCAGAAATACAG GCACCACCAGAACTAAGaaacatgttcaaaaatgaGATACAAAAAGTTGGTACTGAAGCCTCGAAAATATTACGTGAACTAGGAAGCAAAGTGGAAAAGATGGAAAAATTAAGTCCGGATGTCGACTTGCTTGAAATGGTACATGAGGCTGCGGAGGAGTTACAAATGAGGATTGACCAAAAATCTTACCATCTAGTCAACTCGGAAAAATGGGCAGCAGGAAAACAACCAAAAGACTTTGAAGATGCTGAGCGTCTTCAAGaactaaaagaagaagaaatcaaACCAAATGTTATTAACTCTTTAAGTGAAGCAAACCTAAAACCACCACTTCCACCCAACAAAGGTTTAGAACGCCATATTACAACTTTGTCAAACCATCCTTCAATGGTGCACTGGGGTTCATCTGAAGATATGCTAAAACATCAAACACATTGGCCTTCACGGCTCTCAATACTTGGTGACCAAATATTAAATGTCCGTGAAGTAAAGACGTATGAAAGTGCAAGTGCGTTATCTCTTGCTACTTTTACTTCTTTATTGATCGAGTTCGTTGCAAGGCTTCAAAATCTTGTGACTGCGTTTGAAGAACTTAGTGAGAATGCAAAGTTTTCTGAACCTCCGAACCCTCTTGAAGCAAAGGAGGTTCTGAGTCTTTGGACTAGATTTCTCAAGTGCATTTGCATCGAGTGA
- the LOC122587439 gene encoding aluminum-activated malate transporter 4-like isoform X1 produces the protein MAGNLGSMSRNFADKSSKERLLSRKGYSGIGIFNESYIATHDDENVVKVSFVGRIKKWWNDVMLFLVNAYEMGRSDPRQFIFAAKSGLALAIVSVLIFIKEPSNYLSQYSIWGILTVIVVFEFSIGATLSKGFNRALGTFSAGILALGIAQVSVWSGDWQEVVIVVSIFIAGSVSSYVKLYPSMKAYEYGFRVFMLTFCIVLVSGTSHFVETAVSRLLLIGVGAGVCLIVSVCVYPIWAGEDLHKLVVKNFRGVATSLEGCVNNYIQHFGYERIPSKILVYQASDDPLYSGYRSAVQSSSQEDALMAFAVWEPPHGRYKMLKYPWSNFVKVSGALRHCAFMVMAMHGCILAEIQAPPELRNMFKNEIQKVGTEASKILRELGSKVEKMEKLSPDVDLLEMVHEAAEELQMRIDQKSYHLVNSEKWAAGKQPKDFEDAERLQELKEEEIKPNVINSLSEANLKPPLPPNKGLERHITTLSNHPSMVHWGSSEDMLKHQTHWPSRLSILGDQILNVREVKTYESASALSLATFTSLLIEFVARLQNLVTAFEELSENAKFSEPPNPLEAKEVLSLWTRFLKCICIE, from the exons atggcaGGAAATCTTGGATCAATGTCAAGAAATTTTGCAGACAAAAGTAGTAAAGAAAGATTGTTATCTAGAAAAGGGTATTCAGGGATTGGTATCTTTAATGAATCTTATATAGCAACACATGATGATGAGAATGTTGTTAAGGTTTCATTTGTTGGTAGAATCAAGAAATGGTGGAATGATGTTATGTTGTttcttgttaatgcttatgaaATGGGGAGGTCTGATCCTAGACAGTTTATTTTTGCTGCGAAATCCGGTTTGGCGCTTGCTATTGTATCTGTACTTATATTCATTAAGGAACCATCTAATTATCTTAGCCAATATTCCATTTGGGGTATCCTTACTGTCATCGTTGTCTTTGAATTTAGCATTG gagCAACGCTTAGCAAAGGATTTAATCGTGCTTTAGGGACGTTTTCAGCTGGAATTCTTGCGTTAGGTATTGCTCAAGTATCTGTGTGGTCCGGGGATTGGCAAGAGGTTGTGATTGTGGTCAGCATCTTTATAGCAG GTTCTGTTTCAAGTTATGTGAAACTTTACCCATCCATGAAGGCATATGAATATGGGTTTAGGGTCTTTATGTTGACCTTCTGTATAGTGCTTGTTTCGGGTACTTCACATTTTGTTGAAACAGCTGTTTCTCGTCTGTTGTTAATTGGAGTAGGGGCAGGTGTGTGTTTGATTGTAAGTGTATGTGTTTATCCAATTTGGGCTGGTGAAGATCTGCATAAATTAGTTGTGAAGAATTTTAGGGGCGTTGCTACTTCTTTAGAAG GGtgtgttaataattatattcaACATTTTGGATACGAAAGAATACCTTCTAAGATACTTGTATATCAAGCTTCTGATGATCCTTTATATAGTGGATATAGATCAGCAGTACAGTCTAGTAGTCAAGAAGATGCTCTG ATGGCGTTTGCGGTTTGGGAACCGCCTCATGGACGTTACAAAATGTTGAAATATCCGTGGAGTAATTTTGTCAAAGTTAGTGGTGCACTCAGGCATTGTGCTTTTATGGTCATGGCGATGCATGGTTGTATACTTGCAGAAATACAG GCACCACCAGAACTAAGaaacatgttcaaaaatgaGATACAAAAAGTTGGTACTGAAGCCTCGAAAATATTACGTGAACTAGGAAGCAAAGTGGAAAAGATGGAAAAATTAAGTCCGGATGTCGACTTGCTTGAAATGGTACATGAGGCTGCGGAGGAGTTACAAATGAGGATTGACCAAAAATCTTACCATCTAGTCAACTCGGAAAAATGGGCAGCAGGAAAACAACCAAAAGACTTTGAAGATGCTGAGCGTCTTCAAGaactaaaagaagaagaaatcaaACCAAATGTTATTAACTCTTTAAGTGAAGCAAACCTAAAACCACCACTTCCACCCAACAAAGGTTTAGAACGCCATATTACAACTTTGTCAAACCATCCTTCAATGGTGCACTGGGGTTCATCTGAAGATATGCTAAAACATCAAACACATTGGCCTTCACGGCTCTCAATACTTGGTGACCAAATATTAAATGTCCGTGAAGTAAAGACGTATGAAAGTGCAAGTGCGTTATCTCTTGCTACTTTTACTTCTTTATTGATCGAGTTCGTTGCAAGGCTTCAAAATCTTGTGACTGCGTTTGAAGAACTTAGTGAGAATGCAAAGTTTTCTGAACCTCCGAACCCTCTTGAAGCAAAGGAGGTTCTGAGTCTTTGGACTAGATTTCTCAAGTGCATTTGCATCGAGTGA
- the LOC122589990 gene encoding late embryogenesis abundant protein At5g17165-like yields MAAAGGSKLIMIRNNHHLRTLTTTRPTSFSSTCSAYRRKVHESANYEKEVEEEVVESFPIEDISHKPEEYWEPDPKTGVFVPAAEQNLEEPAVTCTTEETVLDEKAFIRPDEDLEPPVVESFTGEIPPVDPFAD; encoded by the exons ATGGCGGCTGCTGGTGGTAGTAAGCTAATTATGATCAGAAACAACCACCATCTCCGAACTCTAACAACAACTCGACCAACTTCCTTCTCCTCCACTTGTTCTGCCTATAG GAGGAAAGTACACGAATCGGCTAACTATGAGAAGGAAGTAGAAGAGGAGGTTGTTGAAAGTTTCCCTATCGAAGACATATCTCACAAACCAGAAGAATACTGGGAGCCTGATCCAAAAACCGGGGTATTTGTCCCCGCGGCTGAACAAAACTTGGAAGAACCGGCTGTGACGTGCACCACAGAAGAAACGGTTTTGGATGAAAAAGCGTTTATACGACCGGATGAGGATTTGGAACCTCCTGTAGTGGAATCGTTTACAGGGGAGATACCTCCCGTTGATCCTTTTGCTGATTGA
- the LOC122589380 gene encoding late embryogenesis abundant protein At5g17165-like, translating to MASRKITTSFLNQIRTSSSPSLILRRVVHVSVYDKHVDDQVRPTFVPEEAITRAESETDWVPHPKTGVFGPADEQNPSGAYRTVPAAKNGSVLGEKAFYRPSENLDKPMHP from the exons ATGGCCAGCCGGAAAATCACCACCAGCTTCCTTAACCAGATCCGTACATCTTCTTCTCCATCTCTCATTCTCAG GAGGGTTGTACATGTGTCAGTGTACGACAAGCACGTAGACGATCAGGTCCGTCCAACATTCGTCCCAGAAGAAGCGATCACCCGAGCTGAATCAGAAACTGACTGGGTACCACACCCAAAGACTGGTGTTTTCGGGCCAGCAGATGAGCAAAACCCAAGTGGTGCCTACAGGACTGTGCCAGCAGCAAAGAATGGTTCGGTATTGGGGGAGAAGGCCTTCTACCGTCCATCAGAGAACCTTGATAAGCCGATGCACCCTTAA